From the Methanomassiliicoccus luminyensis B10 genome, one window contains:
- a CDS encoding VOC family protein, with the protein MNHTIVHFDIPANDVEKVRKFYAGVFGWKTVDIPQMNYIMFQTVPTDEKGMILEPGLNGGLYKKDSENQKPVNYIQVESVDEYVNKAVKAGGRVVQPKEHIPAVGDVAIIADPEGNAVGLIRPDEM; encoded by the coding sequence ATGAATCACACCATAGTGCATTTCGACATCCCCGCCAACGATGTGGAGAAGGTCAGGAAGTTCTACGCCGGCGTGTTCGGCTGGAAGACCGTGGACATCCCCCAGATGAACTACATAATGTTCCAGACCGTGCCCACCGACGAGAAGGGCATGATCCTGGAGCCCGGCCTCAACGGGGGGCTGTACAAGAAGGATTCCGAGAACCAGAAGCCGGTCAACTATATCCAGGTCGAGTCGGTCGACGAGTACGTCAACAAGGCCGTGAAGGCCGGCGGCAGGGTGGTGCAGCCGAAGGAGCACATCCCCGCGGTGGGGGACGTCGCAATCATCGCCGACCCCGAGGGGAACGCGGTGGGCCTGATACGGCCGGACGAAATGTGA